A single genomic interval of Spinacia oleracea cultivar Varoflay chromosome 6, BTI_SOV_V1, whole genome shotgun sequence harbors:
- the LOC130463511 gene encoding uncharacterized protein yields MKEELAKYAIMMEHFNERDVRCILTIPFSERPTRDVITWAYSNDGLYSVKTAYMIRKSCNLDDFHQAWVEVWKQEVTPKARHFLWRVCTGTLPVRSLLVQRHMHNSSSCPWCEGVEETVEHALFDCRTVQQLWLDCGLSLVDTRAEFKLLCRTDGGLEECECQGKEERLSEDFNSYNARIYGAKRPAVTARVPKKWLPPPTSVIKINCDAALAGDGWVGLGAVARNEKGEVLFAAVRRARGYWDVSVAECKVVAMGVRLARKHKLANVIV; encoded by the exons ATGAAGGAAGAATTGGCCAAATATGCGATAATGATGGAG CATTTTAACGAGAGGGATGTGAGGTGTATTCTCACCATTCCCTTTAGTGAACGGCCGACGAGGGATGTAATCACATGGGCCTATTCCAACGACGGTCTATACTCGGTGAAAACAGCGTATATGATTCGTaagtcatgcaatttagatgaTTTTCATCAAGCTTGGGTGGAGGTGTGGAAGCAAGAAGTTACACCAAAAGCACGCCACTTTCTGTGGCGGGTCTGCACAGGCACTCTGCCGGTAAGATCACTCCTGGTTCAGCGGCATATGCATAATTCCTCGAGCTGTCCCTGGTGTGAGGGAGTGGAGGAGACTGTGGAACATGCCCTCTTCGATTGTAGAACAGTGCAGCAGCTTTGGCTTGATTGTGGCTTGTCATTAGTTGATACACGGGCGGAGTTCAAGCTCCTTTGTAGAACTGATGGTGGCCTGGAAGAGTGCGAATGCCAAGGTAAAGAAGAAAG ACTTTCAGAGGATTTTAATAGCTACAATGCCCGCATCTATGGTGCAAAGCGACCAGCTGTTACTGCTCGTGTACCAAAGAAATGGCTCCCTCCCCCAACCAGTGTGATCAAGATAAATTGTGACGCGGCTTTGGCAGGCGATGGTTGGGTGGGGTTAGGTGCGGTGGCGAGAAATGAGAAGGGGGAGGTGCTCTTTGCAGCAGTTCGTCGAGCTAGAGGCTACTGGGATGTAAGCGTCGCAG